A genomic region of Saimiri boliviensis isolate mSaiBol1 chromosome 20, mSaiBol1.pri, whole genome shotgun sequence contains the following coding sequences:
- the ZKSCAN5 gene encoding zinc finger protein with KRAB and SCAN domains 5 isoform X5 — MVPPGAVQESFSHQPLTVDTQPEQAPQKPHLLEENALPVLQVSSLPLKDSQELTTSVVSTGSQKLVKIEEVADVAVSFILEEWGHLDQSQKSLYRDDRKENYGSISSMDYESRDNMELMVKQVSDDTESHWVAPEHMERSVPQGPDLAQVSDLKGLVQRWQVNPTMGKSRQNPCQKDLGAVTDVSPKQSTHGERGHRCSDCGKFFLQASNFIQHRRIHTGEKPFKCGECGKSYNQRVHLTQHQRVHTGEKPYKCQVCGKAFRVSSHLVQHHSVHSGERPYGCNECGKNFGRHSHLIEHLKRHFREKSQRCSDKRSKNAKLSVKKKISEFSEADMDLSGKTQRNIFQGQDFGEGCELQGKLDRKQGIPMKEILGQPSSKRTNCSAVSYAHKKSSTGERPHKCNECGKSFIQSAHLIQHQRIHTGEKPFRCEECGKSYNQRVHLTQHQRVHTGEKPYTCPLCGKAFRVRSHLVQHQSVHSGERPFKCNECGKGFGRRSHLAGHLRLHSREKSHQCRECGEIFFQYVSLIEHQVLHMGQKNEKSGICEEAYSWNLTMIEDKKIELQEQPYKCDICGKAFGYSSDLIQHYRTHTAEKPYKCDICRENVGQCSHTKQHQKIYSSTKSHQCNECGRGFTLKSHLNQHQRIHTGEKPFQCKECGMNFSWSCSLFKHLRSHERTDPLNTLSVQGSLL; from the exons cccttcCTGTTCTCCAagtttcttcccttcccctgaaGGACAGCCAGGAGCTGACAACTTCAGTTGTTTCAACTGGGTCCCAG AAGTTGGTGAAAATTGAAGAGGTCGCTGATGTGGCTGTATCCTTCATCCTGGAGGAATGGGGACATTTGGACCAGTCCCAGAAGTCCCTTTATAGGGATGACAGGAAGGAGAACTATGGGAGTATTTCTTCCATGG ATTATGAGTCCAGGGACAATATGGAGCTCATGGTGAAGCAGGTTTCTGATGACACCGAATCACACTGGGTGGCCCCGGAACACATGGAAAGGAGCGTTCCCCAGGGTCCAGACTTGGCACAAGTCAGTGACCTTAAGGGCCTGGTACAAAGGTGGCAGGTCAACCCCACCATGGGGAAATCGAGGCAGAATCCTTGCCAAAAGGATCTGGGTGCAGTCACAGATGTCAGCCCTAAGCAAAGCAcacatggtgagagaggccaCAGATGCAGTGATTGTGGCAAATTCTTCCTCCAAGCCTCAAACTTTATTCAGCATCGGCGCAtccacactggagaaaaaccGTTTAAGTGTGGAGAATGTGGAAAGAGCTACAATCAGCGTGTGCACCTCACCCAGCACCAGCGTGTCCACACAGgggagaaaccctacaaatgtcaGGTGTGCGGAAAGGCTTTCCGGGTGAGTTCCCACCTGGTTCAGCACCACAGTGTCCACAGTGGAGAGAGGCCCTATGGCTGCAACGAGTGCGGGAAGAACTTCGGTCGCCATTCGCATCTGATTGAACACCTGAAACGCCACTTCAGGGAGAAATCCCAGAGAT gcagtgaCAAAAGAAGTAAGAATGCAAAATTAAGtgttaagaagaaaatttcagaattttcagAAGCAGACATGGATCTGTCAGGAAAAACccaaagaaacatttttcaagGTCAAGATTTTGGGGAAGGCTGTGAGCTCCAAGGCAAGCTGGATAGAAAGCAGGGAATTCCCATGAAAGAGATACTAGGACAACCCTCTTCAAAGAGGACGAACTGCAGTGCAGTCTCATATGCCCACAAGAAATCCTCCACTGGAGAGAGACCACATAAATGTAACGAGTGTGGGAAAAGCTTCATTCAGAGCGCACATCTTATTCAACATCAAAGAATACACACTGGGGAGAAACCATTCAGGTGTGAGGAATGTGGGAAAAGCTACAACCAACGTGTGCACCTAACTCAGCATCAGCGCGTCCACACAGGTGAGAAGCCCTACACCTGTCCTttgtgtgggaaagccttcagagTGAGGTCCCACCTTGTTCAGCATCAGAGCGTGCACAGTGGGGAGAGACCCTTCaagtgtaatgaatgtgggaaaggCTTTGGAAGGCGTTCCCACCTGGCTGGACATCTGCGACTCCATTCCCGAGAGAAATCCCATCAGTGTCGTGAATGTGGAGAAATCTTTTTTCAATATGTTAGCCTGATTGAACATCAGGTGCTCCACATGggtcagaaaaatgaaaaaagtggcATCTGTGAGGAAGCATATAGTTGGAACTTGACAATGATTGAAGACAAGAAGATTGAGTTACAAGAGCAGCCTTATAAGTGTGATATCTGCGGAAAAGCCTTTGGTTACAGTTCAGACCTCATTCAACATTATAGAACTCATACTGCAGAGAAGCCctataaatgtgatatatgtaGAGAAAATGTTGGCCAGTGTTCCCACACCAAACAACATCAAAAAATCTACTCCAGCACAAAGTCCCAtcaatgtaatgaatgtggcagAGGCTTCACTCTGAAATCACATCTTAATCAACATCAGAGAATCCATACTGGTGAGAAACCTTTTcaatgtaaagaatgtggaatGAATTTCAGCTGGAGTTGTAGTCTCTTTAAACATCTGAGAAGCCATGAGAGGACAGATCCCTTAAATACCTTAAGTGTACAGGGGTCTCTGTTGTAG
- the FAM200A gene encoding protein FAM200A, protein MTPESRDTIHWSPRGTQEMKGILIVKVEEEEEENHFQKEKNKVESSPQVLSGSTTMNERALLSSYLVAYRVAKEKMAHTAAEKIILPACMDMVRTIFDDKSADKLRTIPLSDNTISRRICTIAKHLEAMLITRLQSGVDFAIQLDESTDIASGPTLLVYVRYVWQDDFVEDLLCCLNLNSHITGLDLFTELENCIVGQYKLNWKHCKGISSDGAANMTGKHSRLIEKLLEATHNSALWNHCFIHREALVSKEISPSLMDVLRNAVKIVNFVKGSSLNSRLLEVFCSEIGINHTHLLFHTEVRWLSQGKVLSRVYELRKEIYIFLIEKQSHLASIFEDDIWVTKLAYLSDIFSILNELNLKIQGKNNDIFQYLEHILGFQKTLLLWQARLKSNRPSYYMFPTLLQHIEENIINEDCLKEIKLEILLHLTSLSQTFNYYFPEEKFQSLKENIWMKDPFAFQNPESIIELNLEPEEENELLQLSSSFTLKNYYKTLSLSAFWIKIKDEFPLLSRKSILLLLPFTNTCLCELGFSILTRLKTKKRNRLNSAPDMRVALSSCVPDWKELMNRQAHPSH, encoded by the coding sequence ATGACTCCTGAATCAAGGGATACTATACATTGGTCTCCACGGGGTACCCAGGAGATGAAAGGCATTCTGATAGtgaaggtggaggaagaagaggaagaaaaccattttcaaaaggaaaaaaacaaagtagaGTCATCACCACAAGTTCTCAGTGGCTCTACAACTATGAATGAGAGAGCCTTATTATCATCATATTTGGTTGCATATAGAGTGGCAAAAGAGAAAATGGCTCACACTGCAGCTGAAAAAATTATCCTTCCAGCATGTATGGATATGGTACGTACAATTTTTGATGATAAATCAGCTGATAAACTAAGAACTATACCTCTTAGTGATAATACAATCTCTCGTCGAATCTGTACGATTGCAAAACATTTGGAAGCAATGCTTATTACACGGCTGCAGTCTGGTGTAGACTTTGCCATCCAACTTGATGAGAGCACTGATATTGCAAGTGGTCCAACACTCTTGGTTTATGTCAGATATGTGTGGCAAGATGATTTTGTAGAGGACCTCTTATGTTGTTTAAacttaaattcacacataactgGATTGGATTTATTTACTGAATTAGAAAACTGCATTGTTGGTCAGTATAAATTAAACTGGAAACACTGTAAAGGAATTTCAAGTGATGGAGCAGCAAATATGACTGGAAAACATAGCAGACTTATTGAAAAATTGTTAGAAGCAACCCACAACAGTGCTCTTTGGAATCACTGTTTTATTCATCGAGAAGCTTTGGTATCCAAAGAAATTTCACCAAGTCTAATGGATGTATTGAGAAATGCAGTgaaaattgttaattttgttaaagGAAGTTCACTGAATAGCCGACTTCTTGAAGTATTTTGTTCAGAGATTGGAATTAACCATACCCACTTATTGTTTCATACCGAAGTTCGTTGGCTTTCTCAGGGAAAAGTATTGAGCCGAGTATATGAACTCAGGAAagagatttacatttttctcattgaaaaGCAATCTCATTTGGCAAGTATTTTTGAAGATGATATCTGGGTAACAAAACTGGCATATTTAAGTGATATTTTTAGCATTCTTAATGAATTAAACCTGAAAATACAGGGGAAAAACAATGATATATTTCAGTATCTTGAACATATTCTAGGATTCCAAAAAACATTATTGCTGTGGCAAGCAAGACTTAAAAGTAATCGCCCCAGCTACTATATGTTCCCAACATTATTGCAACACATTGAAGAGAACATTATTAATGAAGActgcttaaaagaaataaagttagagATATTGTTGCATCTCACTTCTTTGTCTCAAACTTTTAATTATTACTTTCCAGAAGAGAAATTTCAatcattaaaggaaaatatttggaTGAAAGATCCATTTGCTTTTCAAAACCCAGAATCAATAATTGAGTTAAACTTGGAGCCtgaagaagagaatgaattaTTGCAGCTCAGTTCATCATTCACACTAAAGAATTATTATAAGACATTAAGTTTATCAGCATTTTGGATTAAGATTAAAGATGAATTTCCACTGCTAAGTAGGAAGAGTATATTGCTGTTACTACCATTCACAAATACTTGTTTGTGTGAATTAGGATTTTCAATCTTGACACGATTAAAAACGAAGAAAAGAAATAGGCTCAATAGTGCACCAGACATGCGGGTAGCATTATCTTCATGTGTTCCTGACTGGAAGGAACTTATGAACAGACAAGCACACCCAtcacattaa